A stretch of the Methylacidiphilum caldifontis genome encodes the following:
- a CDS encoding HIT family protein, with the protein MEHLWAPWRKAYFEKEETTAHLFEIIAQSQEDEKNFVLTRGKVSFSLLNRYPYNTAHCMVVPYRIIKSITELTETEMLECFHTLNRLCKSIQRLFSPHGFNVGLNIGAAAGAGIESHLHWHLVPRWRNDTNFITTIGHTRVHPDDLPTVYKLLIEDLAREEEDV; encoded by the coding sequence ATGGAACATCTTTGGGCACCTTGGAGAAAAGCCTATTTTGAAAAAGAAGAAACAACAGCTCATCTCTTTGAAATCATCGCTCAGAGTCAGGAGGATGAAAAGAATTTTGTTTTAACTCGAGGTAAAGTATCTTTTTCTCTTCTTAACCGTTATCCCTACAATACAGCTCATTGTATGGTTGTCCCCTATAGGATAATTAAAAGTATCACGGAGTTAACCGAAACCGAAATGTTAGAATGCTTTCATACCCTTAACAGGCTTTGCAAAAGCATTCAAAGGCTTTTTTCTCCCCATGGTTTCAACGTAGGATTAAATATTGGAGCTGCAGCAGGTGCAGGAATCGAAAGCCACCTCCACTGGCATCTAGTCCCCCGTTGGAGAAATGATACCAATTTCATTACAACCATTGGTCATACACGAGTTCACCCCGACGATCTGCCTACGGTTTATAAACTGCTCATCGAAGATCTTGCACGGGAAGAAGAAGATGTGTAA